A single window of Microbacterium oryzae DNA harbors:
- a CDS encoding DUF222 domain-containing protein, with amino-acid sequence MSKGTEPGEVSGVPWEPTDAEISATLHVLDRLVEARRLRAVADAMEVNALAEASSIAWGQMGRAESDSRYVFPMRSMAGEIAAAVHESKGRTQTRMADADELSKRFPTTVEALREGRITLRHADVIRRESGNLPEEVLGLFEEALLPVAEEVSPGVLRGFAVRVAEELNPRSFRERQQDALKRRTVWSEDLPDGLAELHVVGDAVKIHAVRDRLQRMARAYTRYVRAQERQREREQAAEQERADREQREWEQAERERAEREQTEREQAERDQAEREQGQGEHAEQGQSERAATERADGEPVEPERSEGESAAAQERAGRTEAEQSEREREEREPSEQAGSGEAQAEAFSPETEDDATSSNPSQPSGSSDASEPSQSSGKPKGGDPGVDRWWLNVSEEDEKLFGELLEASCTGNGGRLRGTANRPDTRYGMGAGRSDGTDSLAGINGAPASGPIVDGPSDGPSEGPPDGSSPDAWLDDEAEDVDFVAVASVEEVEDWLRSIEDRILHAEPGDPWWSADSPDADPADVDPADVAPDVPEESDLLAGMAEELWRQSTGEHTWEALGDFGPDEGSDSAPGSAGSAPGSLARAVSEPADLERVAEYRQRAEAWADERTRAQVASDMALEMLLTGTVDAHSRMNGEDLALGAIRANIQVTVPATILAGISDEPGFLTGNGPVDPATARHLASDQPGWDRLFLNPDTGALETVDRYTPTPAQKRFLRARDEVCRTPGCENLAIHADLDHTIPYSQGGSTHISNLEALCPGCHKDKHHTPWTVRQIRPGVLEWTSPTGRRYVDHPLPQVRFHIVDNAKREATAADTPADPASVADSSDAARLSGSDEDER; translated from the coding sequence ATGTCGAAGGGGACAGAGCCGGGTGAGGTGTCGGGGGTTCCGTGGGAGCCCACGGACGCTGAGATCTCGGCGACTCTTCACGTGCTGGACCGGTTGGTGGAGGCGCGTCGGTTGCGGGCGGTGGCGGATGCGATGGAGGTCAATGCTCTCGCGGAGGCGTCTTCGATCGCGTGGGGGCAGATGGGGCGGGCGGAGTCGGATTCGCGGTACGTGTTCCCGATGCGGTCGATGGCGGGGGAGATCGCCGCGGCGGTGCATGAGTCGAAGGGCCGCACCCAGACGCGGATGGCGGACGCGGATGAGCTGTCGAAACGGTTCCCCACCACGGTGGAAGCACTCCGGGAGGGGCGGATCACGCTCCGCCACGCGGATGTGATCCGGCGGGAGTCGGGGAACCTGCCGGAGGAGGTGCTGGGCCTGTTCGAGGAGGCTCTTCTTCCGGTGGCGGAGGAGGTGTCGCCGGGGGTGTTGCGGGGTTTCGCGGTGCGGGTGGCGGAGGAGTTGAATCCGCGGTCGTTCCGGGAGCGGCAGCAGGACGCGTTGAAGCGGCGGACGGTGTGGTCCGAGGACCTCCCCGACGGCCTCGCGGAGTTGCACGTGGTGGGGGATGCGGTGAAGATCCACGCCGTCCGCGACCGGTTGCAGCGGATGGCGCGCGCGTACACCCGGTACGTGCGCGCGCAGGAACGTCAACGAGAGCGCGAGCAAGCCGCCGAGCAAGAGCGCGCCGACCGGGAGCAGCGCGAATGGGAGCAAGCCGAACGCGAGCGGGCCGAGCGTGAGCAGACCGAGCGCGAGCAAGCCGAGCGGGATCAAGCCGAGCGTGAGCAGGGTCAGGGCGAGCACGCCGAGCAGGGGCAGAGTGAGAGGGCCGCCACTGAGCGAGCGGATGGCGAGCCGGTCGAGCCCGAGCGGTCGGAAGGCGAGTCGGCAGCAGCACAAGAGCGCGCTGGACGCACGGAGGCCGAGCAGTCGGAACGGGAGCGTGAGGAGCGGGAGCCATCTGAGCAGGCGGGCTCCGGTGAGGCGCAGGCGGAAGCTTTCTCTCCGGAAACGGAGGACGACGCGACCTCGTCGAATCCGTCGCAGCCCTCGGGTTCCTCGGACGCCTCGGAGCCCTCGCAGTCCTCGGGCAAGCCGAAGGGTGGTGACCCGGGGGTGGATCGGTGGTGGTTGAACGTCTCGGAGGAGGACGAGAAGCTCTTCGGCGAGCTCCTCGAAGCCTCGTGCACGGGCAACGGCGGAAGACTCCGCGGAACGGCGAACCGACCCGATACCCGGTACGGCATGGGCGCCGGCCGGAGCGACGGAACGGATTCCTTGGCGGGCATAAACGGCGCTCCTGCTTCGGGTCCCATCGTCGACGGGCCTTCCGACGGGCCTTCCGAAGGGCCTCCCGACGGATCGTCGCCAGATGCGTGGCTGGACGACGAAGCAGAGGATGTCGATTTCGTGGCGGTCGCGAGTGTGGAGGAGGTGGAGGACTGGCTGCGGTCCATCGAGGACCGGATCCTCCACGCCGAACCCGGGGATCCCTGGTGGTCAGCGGATTCCCCTGACGCGGATCCCGCCGACGTCGACCCGGCCGACGTAGCCCCTGACGTCCCGGAGGAGTCCGACCTGCTCGCGGGGATGGCGGAAGAGCTGTGGCGGCAGAGCACGGGCGAACACACCTGGGAGGCTCTGGGCGACTTCGGCCCGGACGAGGGATCCGACTCAGCCCCCGGCTCTGCAGGCTCGGCTCCCGGCTCGCTGGCGAGGGCTGTGTCCGAGCCCGCCGACCTGGAGAGAGTCGCCGAGTACCGGCAGCGGGCCGAGGCGTGGGCGGATGAGCGCACCCGGGCGCAGGTCGCCTCCGACATGGCGTTGGAGATGCTCCTCACCGGAACCGTCGACGCGCATTCCCGGATGAACGGGGAAGACCTCGCCCTCGGCGCCATTCGGGCGAATATCCAGGTCACCGTCCCTGCCACCATCCTCGCCGGAATCAGCGACGAGCCCGGATTCCTCACCGGCAACGGGCCCGTCGACCCCGCCACCGCCAGACACCTCGCCAGCGATCAACCCGGCTGGGACCGCCTGTTCCTGAACCCCGACACGGGGGCGTTGGAGACTGTCGACCGGTACACGCCAACCCCGGCGCAGAAGCGGTTCCTCCGCGCCCGGGACGAGGTGTGCCGCACCCCGGGATGTGAGAACCTCGCCATCCACGCCGACCTCGATCACACCATCCCCTACTCCCAAGGCGGGAGCACCCATATCTCGAACCTCGAGGCGCTGTGTCCGGGGTGTCACAAGGACAAGCACCACACCCCGTGGACGGTGCGGCAGATCCGCCCTGGCGTCCTCGAATGGACAAGCCCCACCGGCCGCCGCTACGTCGACCACCCCCTCCCACAAGTCCGCTTCCACATCGTCGATAACGCCAAGCGCGAGGCCACTGCGGCGGATACCCCGGCGGACCCAGCCAGCGTCGCCGACTCCTCAGACGCAGCCCGCCTCTCCGGTTCCGACGAGGATGAACGATGA
- a CDS encoding small multidrug efflux protein, producing MTLIHTFQDLVDQVPDLVQPLIVAAAGAVPFIEGEGAVAVGIMGGIHPATAAVAAMLGNFLCVAALVILSSGARRAIVTRRSARVAAREHAFAGAPTTVAAPPTETAAPSPRRVKFQRAFERYGVPGVSLLGPLLLPTHFTATMLAAAGIGKVRILAWQAVAIAGWTTVIALLIAGAVAAVG from the coding sequence ATGACCCTCATCCACACCTTCCAGGACCTCGTCGACCAGGTGCCCGACCTCGTCCAGCCGCTCATCGTCGCCGCAGCCGGCGCCGTTCCCTTCATCGAGGGAGAGGGCGCCGTGGCCGTCGGGATCATGGGCGGCATCCACCCCGCCACCGCGGCGGTCGCCGCGATGCTCGGCAACTTCCTCTGCGTCGCGGCGCTGGTGATCCTGAGCTCGGGAGCGCGCCGCGCGATCGTCACCCGCCGCAGTGCGCGCGTCGCTGCGCGCGAACACGCCTTCGCCGGGGCGCCGACGACCGTCGCCGCCCCGCCGACCGAGACCGCGGCGCCCTCCCCGCGGCGCGTCAAGTTCCAGCGCGCGTTCGAGCGCTATGGCGTCCCCGGCGTGAGCCTGCTCGGACCGCTGCTTCTCCCCACCCACTTCACCGCGACCATGCTGGCAGCCGCCGGCATCGGCAAGGTGCGCATTCTCGCGTGGCAGGCTGTCGCCATCGCCGGATGGACGACCGTCATCGCCCTGCTCATCGCCGGAGCGGTCGCCGCGGTCGGCTGA
- a CDS encoding glycosyltransferase has translation MHVVFFGDQHLETLGGAQVSARLQRQHLERAGHVVTVVAPRRWSRERPNADDPGYLDIPSVPVTLDREYSFGWPGRSTDAFIDRALTRRVASGTPMPDLVHVQADFWGAVLGYRLARRLRVPVVHTMHNRVDVGIEATAPFPHVVLRALNLWRSRALPGSGGGSSGWDYLRGFAREASAVTAPSHHFARRLEEHGVFPSVDVVWNGIDDEVRERVLAAAPAQRMPARPRFIWLGRMSPEKRLLPMLEAFASSGVDADLEIVGGGGELERARRLVAQRGLGDRVTFAGRLPYEETLSRIASADALVQTSIGFETQGMTPFEAATLGTPAIISDPDVAGEFDGGIWPVPSASGEPERMAALAAVLRQAAGEISSGTAPVPSARVAEEFLQSSRTAAMIAVYERVLRG, from the coding sequence GTGCACGTCGTCTTCTTCGGAGACCAGCACCTGGAGACCCTCGGGGGCGCCCAGGTCTCCGCCCGGCTGCAGCGGCAGCACCTCGAGCGCGCGGGGCACGTCGTCACGGTCGTCGCGCCGAGGCGCTGGTCGCGGGAGAGGCCGAACGCCGACGATCCCGGATACCTCGACATCCCGTCGGTTCCGGTGACTCTCGACCGCGAGTACTCGTTCGGATGGCCGGGGCGATCGACCGACGCCTTCATCGACCGCGCGCTGACCCGTCGCGTCGCTTCCGGGACGCCGATGCCGGACCTCGTGCATGTGCAGGCTGACTTCTGGGGCGCAGTGCTCGGCTACCGTCTCGCGCGGCGCCTGCGGGTGCCCGTCGTCCACACGATGCACAACCGCGTGGACGTCGGCATCGAGGCGACCGCGCCCTTCCCGCACGTCGTCCTGCGCGCGCTGAACCTCTGGCGCAGCCGCGCGCTGCCGGGGTCGGGTGGGGGATCGTCCGGGTGGGACTACCTCCGCGGATTCGCGCGGGAGGCGTCGGCCGTCACCGCGCCATCCCACCACTTCGCGCGGCGCCTCGAGGAGCACGGGGTCTTCCCGTCGGTGGATGTCGTGTGGAACGGGATCGACGACGAGGTGCGCGAGCGCGTGCTCGCGGCCGCTCCTGCGCAGCGGATGCCGGCGCGGCCTCGGTTCATCTGGCTCGGACGCATGTCGCCCGAGAAGCGCCTTCTACCGATGCTGGAGGCCTTCGCGTCCTCGGGCGTCGATGCCGACCTCGAGATCGTCGGGGGCGGGGGAGAGCTCGAGCGCGCTCGCCGGCTGGTCGCGCAGCGCGGGCTCGGCGACCGGGTGACGTTCGCGGGGCGGCTCCCGTACGAGGAGACGCTGTCGCGCATCGCTTCTGCCGACGCGCTCGTGCAGACGTCGATCGGATTCGAGACCCAGGGGATGACCCCCTTCGAAGCCGCGACCCTCGGCACGCCGGCGATCATCAGCGACCCCGACGTCGCGGGCGAGTTCGACGGCGGCATCTGGCCGGTTCCGTCGGCTTCCGGCGAGCCCGAGCGGATGGCCGCGCTCGCCGCGGTCCTGCGGCAGGCGGCCGGCGAGATCTCGTCGGGAACCGCGCCCGTGCCATCCGCTCGGGTCGCCGAGGAGTTTCTGCAGTCGTCGCGCACGGCGGCGATGATCGCGGTCTACGAGCGGGTGCTGCGGGGCTGA
- a CDS encoding glycosyltransferase: MTPTEPEIERAPGALTILLGCDTFSPDINGAARFAERLAAGLVQRGHEVHVSAPNTAWRHVPARTEVIEGEPLIMHRLPSVKLWWHEWLRFVWPWRAKHWARRVLDEVRPDVVHIQSHIVIGRGLARIARKRGIPVIATNHVMPENILDFTRLPDALNRVFVKLAWADARRTFQLTAAVTTPTQKAADFLEKTIDVAGVLPVSCGIDMSQYTPDLEPRTENRIVFVGRLTSEKQVDVILRAVAKLDPALDVHLELVGDGDQRPSLEKLADELAIRDRITFHGHTTDEVLRGALTRASVFAIASIAELQSIATMEAMASGLPIVAADAVALPHLVHEGENGYLFAPGDVDGLAERLTTVLTASAEDRGRMQRASLRMVEAHDITRTLDTFEALYRGEPIPA, encoded by the coding sequence GTGACCCCTACCGAGCCCGAGATCGAACGGGCGCCCGGCGCGCTCACCATCCTGCTGGGCTGCGACACGTTCTCGCCCGACATCAACGGCGCGGCCCGCTTCGCGGAGCGCCTGGCAGCGGGCCTCGTGCAGCGAGGCCACGAGGTGCACGTCAGCGCTCCGAACACCGCATGGCGGCATGTGCCCGCGCGCACCGAGGTCATCGAGGGCGAGCCGCTCATCATGCATCGGCTGCCCTCCGTGAAGCTCTGGTGGCACGAGTGGCTGCGCTTCGTCTGGCCGTGGCGTGCGAAGCACTGGGCGCGACGCGTGCTCGACGAGGTGCGCCCCGACGTCGTGCACATCCAGTCGCACATCGTCATCGGGCGCGGGCTCGCGCGGATCGCTCGCAAGCGCGGCATCCCGGTGATCGCCACCAACCACGTGATGCCGGAGAACATCCTCGACTTCACCAGGCTGCCGGATGCGCTCAACCGCGTCTTCGTGAAGTTGGCATGGGCGGATGCCCGTCGCACCTTCCAGCTGACCGCCGCGGTCACGACGCCGACGCAGAAGGCCGCGGACTTCCTCGAGAAGACGATCGACGTCGCCGGGGTCCTGCCGGTCAGCTGCGGCATCGACATGTCGCAGTACACGCCCGATCTCGAGCCGCGCACGGAGAACCGGATCGTCTTCGTCGGACGCCTCACGAGCGAGAAGCAGGTGGACGTCATCCTGCGAGCGGTCGCGAAGCTCGACCCCGCGCTCGACGTGCACCTCGAGCTGGTGGGGGATGGCGACCAGCGGCCGTCGCTGGAGAAGCTCGCGGACGAGCTGGCCATCCGCGATCGCATCACCTTTCACGGGCACACCACCGACGAGGTGCTGCGCGGAGCGCTCACGCGCGCATCGGTGTTCGCGATCGCCTCGATCGCCGAGCTGCAGTCCATTGCGACCATGGAGGCGATGGCGTCGGGGCTGCCGATCGTCGCGGCCGACGCGGTCGCGCTGCCGCACCTCGTGCACGAGGGCGAGAACGGCTACCTCTTCGCACCGGGTGACGTCGACGGCCTCGCCGAGCGGCTCACGACGGTGCTGACGGCGTCTGCCGAGGACCGGGGGCGCATGCAGCGGGCCTCGCTGCGGATGGTCGAGGCGCACGACATCACGCGCACCCTCGACACCTTCGAGGCGCTGTACCGCGGCGAGCCGATCCCCGCGTAG
- a CDS encoding CCA tRNA nucleotidyltransferase, with product MLNMAAGLARLGDLAASPVVASLAQAFADAGFDLAVVGGPVRDALLGRRTHDLDFTTDARPDDILRIVTPISSAQWDIGRAFGTIGARVRGEQVEITTYRADSYDGETRKPTVEFGDTLEADLTRRDFTVNAMALRVPAVTLVDPTGGVEDLVAGVLRTPIEPRVSFGDDPLRMLRAARFSSQLEFDIEPGTLQAIGDLRETLTIVSPERIQAELTRLLQTDDPVRGLRALVETQLIEQFLPEIPALRLEVDEHHHHKDVYEHSLTVLAQAIEHEKLRHPDAELDVPLRLAALLHDIGKPRTRKLEPGGAVSFHHHDLVGARMARKRLQALRYDGDTIGSVTKLIELHLRFFGYAEGAWTDSAVRRYVRDAGEELDRLHILTRADVTTRNRRKAARLAGAYDDIEARIATLREQEELDAIRPDLDGNEIQQILDIAPGPLVGKAYRFLLDLRLDEGALGPEEAARRLRAWWTEQG from the coding sequence ATGCTCAACATGGCCGCCGGTCTCGCGCGCCTGGGCGACCTCGCGGCATCGCCCGTCGTCGCATCGCTCGCGCAGGCGTTCGCCGACGCCGGATTCGACCTCGCCGTGGTCGGCGGGCCCGTGCGCGACGCGCTGCTCGGGCGCCGCACGCACGACCTCGACTTCACCACCGACGCGCGACCGGACGACATCCTGCGCATCGTCACGCCCATCTCGTCGGCGCAGTGGGACATCGGACGCGCGTTCGGCACGATCGGCGCGCGCGTCAGGGGCGAGCAGGTCGAGATCACGACCTACCGCGCCGACAGCTACGACGGGGAGACCCGGAAGCCGACCGTGGAGTTCGGCGACACGCTCGAGGCCGACCTCACCCGACGCGATTTCACCGTCAACGCGATGGCCCTGCGGGTGCCCGCGGTCACGCTCGTCGACCCCACGGGCGGCGTCGAGGACCTCGTGGCCGGTGTCCTGCGCACGCCCATCGAGCCGCGCGTGAGCTTCGGCGACGATCCGCTGCGCATGCTGCGGGCCGCGCGCTTCTCCTCGCAGCTCGAGTTCGACATCGAGCCCGGCACGCTGCAGGCGATCGGCGACCTCCGCGAGACGCTCACGATCGTCAGCCCCGAGCGCATCCAGGCCGAGCTCACGCGGCTCCTGCAGACCGACGACCCGGTGCGGGGTCTCCGCGCGCTCGTCGAGACGCAGCTCATCGAGCAGTTCCTGCCCGAGATCCCCGCCCTGCGGCTCGAGGTCGACGAGCATCACCACCACAAGGACGTGTACGAGCACTCCCTCACCGTGCTCGCGCAGGCCATCGAGCATGAGAAGCTCCGCCATCCGGATGCCGAGCTTGACGTGCCCCTGCGACTGGCAGCTCTCCTGCACGACATCGGCAAGCCGCGCACGCGCAAGCTGGAGCCGGGTGGTGCGGTCTCGTTCCACCACCACGATCTCGTGGGGGCGCGGATGGCGAGAAAGCGGCTCCAGGCGCTGCGTTACGACGGCGACACGATCGGGTCGGTGACGAAGCTCATCGAGCTGCACCTGCGCTTCTTCGGCTACGCGGAGGGCGCCTGGACCGACTCGGCCGTGCGGCGCTACGTGCGCGACGCGGGGGAGGAGCTCGACCGGCTCCACATCCTCACGCGCGCCGACGTCACCACACGCAACCGCCGCAAGGCCGCGCGTCTCGCCGGCGCGTACGACGACATCGAGGCGCGCATCGCGACGCTCCGCGAGCAGGAGGAGCTCGACGCCATCCGCCCGGATCTCGACGGCAACGAGATCCAGCAGATCCTCGACATCGCTCCCGGCCCACTCGTCGGTAAGGCCTATCGCTTCCTCCTCGACCTGCGGCTCGACGAGGGCGCCCTGGGCCCCGAGGAGGCCGCGCGGCGCCTGCGCGCCTGGTGGACCGAGCAGGGCTGA
- a CDS encoding NAD(P)-dependent alcohol dehydrogenase, with amino-acid sequence MRAVVFEKFHTFPSLTEVEKPVPGAGEVLLKVAGSGACHSDVAIYNEFDEGAPGAQNPPFVLGHEVSGWVEEVGPGVEGFAQGEAHLVYGPIGCGHCKACSRGQDTYCENAATMPYLATGIGRDGGMAEYVVVPARNLVPLGDADPVDAAPLSDAALTPYHAIKNSLPNLSGGGRFALVIGLGGLGQIAVQILTALTGATVIATDMKEDAMRRAEANGAITVAGGEGQVERIREITGGRGVDAAFDFVGATPTIKTAQASMAQMGRLTVVGIAGGVTEWSFFATPYESTITNTYWGTIEELHEVVAMYRKGQIRPDVERYSLDEALEAYRKLESGQLSGRAVVVPHQS; translated from the coding sequence ATGCGAGCAGTCGTCTTCGAGAAGTTCCACACATTCCCTTCGCTCACGGAGGTCGAGAAGCCGGTGCCCGGCGCCGGTGAGGTGCTGCTGAAGGTGGCCGGCTCCGGCGCGTGCCACTCCGACGTCGCCATCTACAACGAGTTCGACGAGGGCGCCCCGGGCGCGCAGAACCCTCCCTTCGTCCTCGGGCACGAGGTGTCGGGATGGGTCGAGGAGGTCGGCCCCGGCGTCGAAGGCTTCGCGCAGGGCGAGGCGCACCTCGTGTACGGTCCGATCGGCTGTGGCCACTGCAAGGCGTGCTCGCGCGGCCAGGACACGTATTGCGAGAACGCAGCGACCATGCCGTACCTCGCGACGGGGATTGGGCGCGATGGCGGGATGGCCGAGTACGTCGTCGTGCCCGCGCGCAACCTCGTGCCCCTCGGCGATGCGGACCCGGTCGACGCTGCGCCGCTCAGCGACGCCGCTCTCACCCCGTACCACGCCATCAAGAACTCCCTCCCCAACCTCTCCGGGGGCGGTCGATTCGCCCTCGTGATCGGCCTCGGGGGCCTCGGGCAGATCGCGGTGCAGATCCTCACCGCGCTCACCGGCGCGACGGTGATCGCGACCGACATGAAGGAAGACGCCATGCGGCGTGCGGAGGCGAACGGCGCGATCACGGTGGCCGGCGGCGAGGGTCAGGTCGAGCGCATCCGCGAGATCACTGGCGGCCGCGGAGTGGACGCCGCCTTCGACTTCGTCGGAGCGACGCCGACCATCAAGACCGCGCAGGCCTCGATGGCCCAGATGGGGCGGCTCACGGTCGTCGGCATCGCAGGCGGCGTGACGGAGTGGTCGTTCTTCGCCACCCCGTACGAGTCGACGATCACCAACACCTACTGGGGCACCATCGAGGAGCTGCACGAGGTCGTGGCCATGTACCGCAAGGGGCAGATCCGTCCCGACGTCGAGCGCTACTCGCTCGATGAGGCGCTCGAGGCCTACCGCAAGCTGGAGTCCGGGCAGCTGTCCGGACGTGCGGTGGTCGTTCCCCACCAGAGCTGA
- a CDS encoding DUF7059 domain-containing protein, translating into MTSHPDLPLARDLAADLAAARFRSEALRAMWGVAADDAIGRSLRAPALRAIRDRDDALAVLARVLIFGVAQPVADVDRALPRVGARGLADLGLATLDADVVTPRAVLRPQSFHDDRGPGEWLLASDLDEIALGGGALAEDHVLGAGGASLTLAGLQLPASAASLLDLGTGCGVQALRACRYADRVVATDISERALRFTDLNAALAGTGAIETRRGSLFEPVAGETFERIVSNPPFVITPRVQGVPEYEYRDGGLVGDALMQSVVEGVGAHLAPGGVAQFLGNWETRAGVDGLDRLRGWVESAGIPLDAWIVEREELDPIAYAEMWIRDGGTIPGSPEHDRLLDAWLDDFAERKVSAIGFGYVLLRRAESAPTLARYERVTQAIPSEGALGSHLAAVLAAHDRVAALDDHALLALHLKTASDVTESRHHLPGAADPSVIELRQGGGFGRSVQADPALAALVGASDGELSLGQIVAALAQLLEVDEAALRTALLPSVRELVLDGFLAPA; encoded by the coding sequence GTGACCTCGCATCCCGACCTCCCCCTCGCCCGCGACCTCGCCGCCGACCTCGCGGCCGCGCGCTTCCGCTCGGAGGCGTTGCGCGCGATGTGGGGAGTGGCAGCGGATGACGCGATCGGCCGCAGCCTGCGCGCCCCGGCCCTCCGCGCCATCCGAGACCGCGACGACGCGCTCGCCGTGCTCGCACGGGTGCTCATCTTCGGCGTCGCGCAGCCGGTCGCCGACGTCGACCGAGCGCTTCCGCGCGTCGGCGCCCGCGGGCTGGCCGACCTCGGACTCGCCACGCTGGACGCCGATGTCGTCACGCCGCGCGCCGTCCTCCGCCCGCAGTCGTTCCATGATGATCGCGGCCCCGGGGAGTGGCTGCTCGCCAGCGACCTCGACGAGATCGCCCTGGGCGGCGGCGCGCTCGCCGAGGACCACGTGCTCGGCGCGGGCGGAGCATCGCTCACCCTGGCGGGGCTGCAGCTGCCCGCATCCGCCGCCTCCCTGCTCGACCTCGGCACCGGCTGCGGGGTGCAGGCTCTGCGCGCGTGCCGCTACGCGGACCGGGTCGTCGCCACCGACATCTCCGAGCGCGCGCTCCGCTTCACGGATCTGAACGCGGCGCTCGCGGGAACGGGCGCGATCGAGACGCGTCGCGGATCGCTGTTCGAGCCGGTCGCCGGGGAGACCTTCGAGCGCATCGTCTCGAACCCGCCGTTCGTCATCACGCCGCGCGTGCAGGGCGTTCCCGAGTACGAGTACCGCGACGGCGGGCTCGTCGGCGATGCGCTCATGCAGAGCGTGGTCGAGGGCGTGGGCGCTCATCTCGCTCCCGGCGGAGTCGCGCAGTTCCTGGGCAACTGGGAGACGCGCGCCGGCGTCGACGGACTCGACCGACTGCGCGGCTGGGTGGAGTCCGCCGGTATCCCTCTCGACGCCTGGATCGTCGAGCGCGAGGAGCTCGACCCGATCGCGTATGCCGAGATGTGGATCAGAGACGGCGGCACGATTCCCGGCTCGCCCGAGCACGACCGCCTGCTCGACGCATGGCTCGACGACTTCGCCGAGCGGAAGGTCAGCGCCATCGGCTTCGGCTACGTCCTGCTGCGGCGAGCCGAGAGCGCGCCGACCCTCGCGCGCTACGAGCGGGTGACGCAGGCCATCCCGTCAGAGGGCGCGCTGGGGTCGCACCTGGCCGCGGTCCTGGCCGCGCACGACCGCGTGGCCGCACTCGACGACCACGCGCTGCTCGCCCTGCACCTGAAGACGGCGTCCGACGTGACGGAGTCGCGGCACCACCTGCCGGGCGCGGCCGACCCCAGCGTGATCGAGCTGCGGCAGGGCGGCGGATTCGGCCGCTCGGTCCAGGCCGATCCCGCGCTGGCCGCGCTGGTCGGCGCGAGCGACGGCGAACTGTCACTGGGGCAGATCGTCGCCGCGCTCGCGCAGCTGCTGGAGGTGGACGAGGCGGCACTGCGGACCGCGCTCCTGCCCTCCGTGCGCGAGCTCGTGCTCGACGGCTTCCTCGCTCCGGCCTGA
- a CDS encoding Hsp20/alpha crystallin family protein, producing the protein MAMFFDPFREFDRMADQLMDRQAPRLMPMDLYREGDHYVLSADLPGIDPGSVDIDVDGQLLTIRAQRTGRGGEGVKWITRERSTGSFLRQLNLGQGIDTEGITATYENGVMSVLIPISEKAKPRKIEVQQSGEGAQTLTQITS; encoded by the coding sequence ATGGCGATGTTCTTCGATCCGTTCCGGGAGTTCGACCGCATGGCCGACCAGCTCATGGACCGTCAGGCGCCGCGGCTCATGCCGATGGACCTGTACCGGGAAGGCGACCACTACGTCCTGAGCGCCGACCTGCCGGGCATCGACCCCGGGAGCGTGGACATCGATGTCGACGGGCAGCTCCTGACCATCCGCGCGCAGCGCACCGGCCGGGGCGGCGAGGGCGTGAAGTGGATCACGCGCGAGCGCTCCACCGGCTCGTTCCTGCGGCAGCTGAACCTCGGTCAGGGCATCGACACGGAGGGCATCACGGCGACGTATGAGAACGGCGTGATGAGCGTGCTCATCCCGATCAGCGAGAAGGCCAAGCCGCGCAAGATCGAGGTGCAGCAGTCGGGCGAGGGCGCGCAGACGCTCACGCAGATCACCTCCTGA